The stretch of DNA GCCAATGGAAAGCGCTGGTCGCACGTTACCACCGGCCAAGCCACGGCAGAAGCATCTGGCAACTCGCCAACACCATCGTTCCGTATGCACTGGGCCTTGGCCTTATGTATTGGAGCCTGAACATCTCGTACCTCCTGACGCTCGTCTTGGCCGTACCGACGGCTGGGCTGCTTGTGCGCATTTTCATAATTTCGCACGACTGCGGGCACGGCGCGTACTTCCGGTCGCGCCGCGCAAACGATATCGTGGGCGGTATTACGTCGTTTCTGTGCCTCACCCCCTACCACTATTGGAAGCACGAGCACGCCGTTCACCATGCCTGTGCGGGCAATCTGGATGAGCGAGGCCGGGGCGACATTTGGACGATGACGGTGAAGGAATACGCCGCGGCATCCCGCATCAAGCGGCTCGCATACCGCCTGTACCGCAATCCCATCATTTTGTTTGGAATCGGCGCGTTCTCGGTATTCATGTTCGAGTACCGGGTGCCGCCCAAGAACGGGACCGCCCGCGACAGAAGAAGCGTTTGGCGCACGAACGCGGGCTTGGCCGCCGTCCTCGTGCTGGCGCATTTCACGATCGGCCTGAAGGCGCTGGCGCTGATACACATGCCGGTGCTCTTACTGGCGGCGGGCGCCGGCGCATGGCTGTTCTATGTGCAGCACCAATTCGAGGACGTTTACTGGGCGCGGGACAACGAGTGGGACTACGTCGCGGCGTGCATGCAGGGCAGTTCCTACTACAGGCTGCCGCGCGTGTTGCAGTGGTTTACGGGGAACATCGGCTTTCACCACATCCATCATTTAAGCGCGAAGATTCCAAACTACTTCCTTGAGAAATGCCACAAAGAAAACCCGATTATGCAGCGGGTGCACCAATTGTCGTTGTGGTCGAGCCTGCGGTGCATGCGCTTTCGCCTCTGGGACGAGGAAAAGAGACAACTCATCACCTTCGCACAGTACCGGAGGTATGACCGCGCCGCCTGAAGGCGGGTCCCGCGCCCGGTTCCTACTTGCGGCCCGAAGGTTTGTGGAACGAGAGCGGGGCTTTGCGCGCCGCGGGGATACGCCCCGCTTTAACCGAGGGGCCGTGCGGCTTTTTCAACAACTCGTCGCCGTGGCGGTCGTTTGCCCACGGAACGTTGTGGGCCGGCTTTACAGTGGAATCGCGTGAAGCAAGTTTCGCGGCGGCCTTTGCTAGCATCATGGCAGGTGCCTTTCGTTGAAATCGTTTCCAACGTCGGCGCTGATGGCTACATGCCGAGAGCGTCTACCCGCATTATACCACGCGCGTATGCTTTCGACCTCGTATCTCCTGTAAACTGACCACGTAGCGTGGCCGAGTGGGGCGAGTCAGCAGCCGCGCAGGACCCCCAACAGACCTTTAGATTGCGGTAATGGAATATCAACGAAGCACCTATTTCCCCTTCGGGTTCGCCCTGCGCGGCGACGTGTGGCGCCGCTACAACGTAGGCGAACTTGCCGGTACCGGCGAACAGGACAACAAACCGATCGATACGCGATCGGTGCGGCTCTTCGCGCAGCGCGTCAACGACGACCACGGCGCCCACGCCGAGTCCGCTCCTC from Candidatus Hydrogenedentota bacterium encodes:
- a CDS encoding fatty acid desaturase, with amino-acid sequence MTESIPPQDPESSLRSQWKALVARYHRPSHGRSIWQLANTIVPYALGLGLMYWSLNISYLLTLVLAVPTAGLLVRIFIISHDCGHGAYFRSRRANDIVGGITSFLCLTPYHYWKHEHAVHHACAGNLDERGRGDIWTMTVKEYAAASRIKRLAYRLYRNPIILFGIGAFSVFMFEYRVPPKNGTARDRRSVWRTNAGLAAVLVLAHFTIGLKALALIHMPVLLLAAGAGAWLFYVQHQFEDVYWARDNEWDYVAACMQGSSYYRLPRVLQWFTGNIGFHHIHHLSAKIPNYFLEKCHKENPIMQRVHQLSLWSSLRCMRFRLWDEEKRQLITFAQYRRYDRAA